The Arthrobacter oryzae DNA window GCCCAGCTTGTCCGCGCCGCCTGCCGCGATGGCCTTCTGCCGGTGCGACTGCACCAGCTGCAGGGCGGACATCGCGAACGTCAGCGTGAACAGCGCGGAGGACAGCACCGCGATGGACACGTGGATGATCAGCCAGTAGCTCTGCAGTGCCGGCACCAGGTGTCCAACGGGCGTCCAGTAGGCCACGGATGCCGCAACCAGCATGATGATGGCCAGGCCGATCACGAACGTGCCCAGGAACCGGAGGTCGCGGCGGATCAGCACCAGCAGGAAGACCGCCACGGCCACGAACGCGCCTGTGGTGAGGAACTCGTACATGTTGCCCCACGGCACCCGGCCTGCACCGAGGGCACGGGTGATCACCCCGGCGCCGTGGATCACGGCGCCCAGCACCGTCAGGGCAACCGCAACGCGGGCGGGAACGCGGCGTTCGGCGGCGTAGCGCATTCCGGCGTCGGCGGTCTGCCCCGCGCCTGCTACGGCACCGGCGGACGCACGGCCAGTGGACGACGACGGCCGCTCGGCACGGCCGGCCGGCCCGCTGACGTCCGAGTCAGCACGGTCAACAGCAGCACGGTCGACAGCACCGCCGGTGCCGACGCCGGCTCCCACCGGAACCTTGGCTGTTGCAGTTGCCTGCGCTGCGGCCGCAGCCTTAAGGTCCACAGCCCGGAGCGCCTTGCTGCTCTTGGCCAGGTCCCAGGCGAAGGCGATAAAGGCAACCGTGTACGTACCGGCAGCCAGCAGCATAAAGAGCTCGCTGTACTGGCCCATTGTTTCGTTGATGGGGAGCATTACTGGTCCTTCTTCGACTCGGATGAGCCTGCTGTTGACTGGATGAAGTCGTCTGTGCGCAATTCTGTAGAGTCACCGCTGCGGCCGCTGTTGCCGCGATCCGCCGGGACGTCCTCCGACGGGTCATTATCCACCTGCCCGCTGGTAACTTTCTGGGAGTCGTCGTCCTGGGCGTCCAGGCCCCATTCCTCCGTCAGCAGTCCGCGGATCGTCTGCGCTTCCGCCGCGAGCCGGTGGTCTTCGCCGCGGGCCAGGAGTCCGTACTCCACCATGGTGCGGCCGTCGGGGTGGGTGCCCGTACGTACCCAGACCCGGCGGCGGTTCACGTAGAGGGACGTCACCAGTCCGGCCACAGCGAGCAGGGCGAAGATCAGGGCGTAGAGCTGGCCCGGGTTGTGGTGGATGTCCACGCCGATGTAGCGCTTCACCCCGTCGAAGCTGATGGAGCCCTTGCCGTCCGGGAGCGTGTAGGTGCTGCCGGGAGCCAGGGTGATGCCGCCGGCGTCGAGGTTCCGGGCGTTGAGCGGCGTGAGCTTCTTGACATCGAGCTCGAAGACGTTCTGCGGGGAGCCCGCGTCCAGGCCGAGGTCGCC harbors:
- the ccsB gene encoding c-type cytochrome biogenesis protein CcsB, yielding MLPINETMGQYSELFMLLAAGTYTVAFIAFAWDLAKSSKALRAVDLKAAAAAQATATAKVPVGAGVGTGGAVDRAAVDRADSDVSGPAGRAERPSSSTGRASAGAVAGAGQTADAGMRYAAERRVPARVAVALTVLGAVIHGAGVITRALGAGRVPWGNMYEFLTTGAFVAVAVFLLVLIRRDLRFLGTFVIGLAIIMLVAASVAYWTPVGHLVPALQSYWLIIHVSIAVLSSALFTLTFAMSALQLVQSHRQKAIAAGGADKLGFMRLVPSALSLENLSYRINAIAFVGWTFTLMFGAIWAEKAWGRFWGWDTKEVWTFVIWVVYAGYLHARATRGWTGTRAAWLSIVGYLCVIFNFTIVNQFFNGLHSYSGL